A region of Nostoc sp. 'Peltigera membranacea cyanobiont' N6 DNA encodes the following proteins:
- a CDS encoding nucleotidyltransferase family protein: MVSTTEQKETETSSIAIIILAAGASTRMGTPKQLLLYQGRSFVHHITEIAIASVCQPVVVVLGANAEQICPQIKQLPIKVVKNLDWACGMSASIKSGIELLNNLPQKIEAVVITLCDQLFISPQLIDRLVDVYYSSKKPIIACEYGETLGVPALFSQRFFSELATLKETSGAKKVINNNLDEVFSIPFPLGSIDIDTPKDYEQLLLMTTGSP, translated from the coding sequence ATGGTATCGACCACTGAGCAAAAAGAAACTGAAACATCAAGTATCGCTATTATTATTCTGGCGGCGGGTGCATCTACCCGTATGGGCACACCAAAACAACTCTTGCTTTATCAGGGACGGAGTTTTGTACATCACATCACAGAAATTGCGATCGCTTCAGTTTGTCAACCTGTGGTAGTAGTACTTGGAGCAAATGCAGAACAGATTTGTCCCCAAATTAAGCAACTTCCCATTAAAGTAGTTAAAAACCTGGATTGGGCTTGTGGAATGAGTGCTTCCATCAAAAGCGGTATTGAATTGTTAAATAATCTTCCACAAAAAATAGAGGCAGTAGTTATTACACTTTGCGACCAGCTATTTATTTCTCCTCAACTTATCGATCGACTTGTTGATGTATATTATTCGAGTAAAAAACCAATCATTGCTTGCGAATATGGGGAGACATTAGGTGTACCCGCTCTATTTAGTCAGAGATTTTTTTCAGAGCTTGCTACTTTGAAAGAGACTTCAGGAGCAAAAAAAGTTATTAATAATAACCTGGATGAAGTGTTTTCTATTCCGTTTCCTTTAGGGAGTATCGATATTGATACACCAAAAGATTACGAACAATTGCTATTAATGACCACAGGAAGTCCCTAA